One genomic segment of Brevibacillus laterosporus LMG 15441 includes these proteins:
- a CDS encoding response regulator transcription factor, translating to MTKILVVEDEVSISKLIQFNLEKAGYGVITAFDGKQALTMAREEKPDFIILDLMLPYMDGLDVCKTLRQERINTPILILTAKEDELDKILGLELGADDYITKPFSPREVVARVKAILRRFNAKPEPDQEKEEERQYSFGEIVIYPEKYEVFLRDEKVELTPKEFELLQYLASNVGRVLTRDQLLNAVWNYDFVGDSRIVDVHVSHLREKLEQDTKNPRYIKTVRGLGYKLEG from the coding sequence GTGACGAAGATTTTGGTAGTAGAAGATGAGGTATCTATTTCTAAATTGATTCAATTTAATTTGGAAAAGGCGGGCTATGGGGTAATTACCGCTTTTGACGGCAAACAGGCGTTAACAATGGCGCGTGAAGAGAAGCCAGATTTTATCATCTTAGACCTAATGCTTCCATATATGGATGGTCTAGATGTCTGCAAAACACTTCGTCAGGAACGAATCAATACTCCTATCCTTATCTTGACGGCAAAAGAGGATGAGCTGGATAAAATTTTAGGACTCGAATTGGGAGCAGATGATTATATCACAAAGCCCTTTAGCCCTAGAGAAGTTGTTGCACGAGTCAAAGCTATTTTGCGCCGTTTTAATGCTAAGCCAGAACCAGATCAGGAAAAAGAAGAAGAGCGTCAGTACTCATTTGGAGAAATCGTGATCTATCCAGAAAAATATGAGGTCTTCCTCCGTGATGAGAAGGTGGAGCTAACTCCGAAAGAATTTGAGTTGCTTCAATACCTTGCAAGTAATGTTGGGCGTGTTTTAACACGTGACCAATTGCTTAATGCAGTATGGAATTATGATTTTGTAGGTGATTCTCGAATTGTAGATGTGCATGTCAGCCATTTGCGAGAAAAATTGGAGCAGGACACCAAAAACCCACGTTATATTAAAACGGTGCGTGGTCTCGGCTATAAATTAGAAGGCTAG
- the citZ gene encoding citrate synthase, whose protein sequence is MTATKGLEGVVAAQSAVCSIIDGVLCYRGINVDELAENATFEEVVYLLWHGALPKRDQLEAFQKELGANAQIPQELIESIRNFPEGVHSMAALRTAVSSLALYDKEAQEMSKEANYRKSIRLTAQTPTIVAAYDRLRKGLEPIAPREEYSIAKNFLYMLSGEEPSDTAVKAFDTALILHADHEFNASTFSARVTVATLTDIYSGVVSAIGTLKGPLHGGANEAVATMLEKIGSVDRVVPYIRQALDNKEKIMGFGHRVYKDGDPRAKWLRHMSKELTEQQGKTELYEMSVKIEEMVTGEKGLKPNVDFYSASVYVSLGLAIDLFTPIFAISRMSGWTAHIMEQYENNRLIRPRADYIGPVNQHFKPIDQR, encoded by the coding sequence ATGACAGCTACTAAAGGTTTAGAAGGTGTTGTTGCTGCTCAATCGGCAGTCTGTTCAATCATTGATGGCGTGTTGTGCTATAGAGGTATTAATGTTGATGAATTAGCTGAAAACGCTACCTTTGAAGAAGTGGTATATCTACTTTGGCATGGAGCCCTACCGAAGCGCGATCAGCTGGAAGCCTTCCAGAAGGAATTAGGAGCAAACGCCCAAATCCCTCAAGAGCTTATTGAAAGCATTCGTAATTTTCCCGAAGGCGTTCACTCTATGGCGGCATTGCGCACAGCTGTCTCTTCGCTAGCGCTCTACGACAAAGAGGCACAGGAAATGTCAAAGGAAGCAAATTATCGCAAGTCGATCCGACTAACCGCTCAGACGCCCACTATCGTTGCGGCCTATGACCGTCTTCGTAAGGGATTGGAACCAATTGCACCTAGAGAGGAGTACTCAATTGCTAAAAATTTCCTGTACATGCTAAGCGGAGAAGAACCATCTGATACGGCAGTAAAAGCATTTGATACAGCATTAATTTTACATGCCGACCATGAATTTAATGCTTCTACATTTTCAGCACGCGTGACAGTTGCTACTCTAACAGACATTTATTCTGGTGTGGTATCAGCAATTGGAACCTTGAAAGGCCCATTACATGGAGGAGCTAATGAAGCTGTTGCCACGATGTTAGAAAAAATCGGATCTGTAGACAGAGTCGTTCCTTATATTCGTCAGGCTTTGGACAATAAGGAAAAAATCATGGGCTTTGGTCATCGTGTTTATAAAGATGGCGATCCGCGTGCAAAGTGGTTGCGTCATATGTCTAAAGAATTAACTGAACAACAAGGCAAAACAGAATTGTACGAAATGTCAGTGAAGATTGAAGAGATGGTTACAGGTGAAAAAGGATTAAAGCCTAACGTAGACTTCTATTCTGCTTCGGTTTACGTGTCACTTGGTTTAGCTATTGACTTATTTACTCCTATTTTTGCGATCAGCCGTATGTCTGGCTGGACGGCTCACATCATGGAGCAATATGAAAACAATCGCTTAATTCGCCCGCGTGCAGACTATATTGGGCCAGTAAATCAACATTTTAAACCGATTGATCAAAGATAG
- the mdh gene encoding malate dehydrogenase, whose product MSFQRKKIAVIGSGFTGATTAFILAQKELGDVVLVDIPQLENPTKGKALDMMESSPVLGFDSKITGTANYADVQGADMVIITAGIARKPGMSRDDLVNTNAGIMKSVAENVKIYAPNSTVIILSNPVDAMTYTFYKASGFPKERVIGQSGVLDTARFRTFVAEELNVSVEDVTGFVLGGHGDDMVPLVRYSYAGGIPLETLIPKDRLDAIVERTRKGGGEIVSLLGNGSAYYAPAASIVQMAEAILKDKKRILPSIALLQGEYGYQDLYLGVPTLLGKDGIEKVYELELTEDEKAALEKSADAVRNVMKVLQ is encoded by the coding sequence ATGTCTTTTCAACGCAAAAAAATCGCAGTCATCGGTAGTGGTTTCACAGGTGCAACAACAGCTTTTATCCTAGCTCAAAAGGAATTGGGTGATGTTGTTCTTGTTGATATCCCTCAATTAGAGAATCCTACAAAAGGAAAAGCATTAGACATGATGGAATCTTCCCCTGTACTAGGCTTTGATTCAAAAATCACAGGTACTGCTAACTATGCGGATGTCCAAGGTGCTGATATGGTTATCATTACTGCTGGTATCGCTCGTAAACCTGGTATGTCCCGTGATGACTTGGTAAATACCAATGCTGGTATCATGAAATCAGTAGCAGAAAACGTAAAAATCTATGCTCCAAACTCAACTGTTATCATATTGTCTAACCCAGTTGATGCAATGACTTACACATTCTACAAAGCATCTGGTTTCCCTAAAGAGCGTGTTATTGGTCAATCAGGTGTCCTAGATACAGCTCGTTTCCGTACATTCGTTGCTGAAGAATTGAACGTATCTGTAGAAGACGTAACAGGCTTCGTACTAGGTGGACACGGTGATGACATGGTTCCACTTGTTCGTTATTCCTATGCTGGTGGTATTCCACTAGAAACATTAATTCCAAAAGATCGTCTTGATGCAATCGTAGAACGCACCCGTAAAGGTGGCGGTGAAATTGTTAGCCTGTTGGGTAATGGTTCCGCTTACTATGCACCGGCTGCTTCTATCGTTCAAATGGCAGAAGCGATCCTAAAAGACAAAAAACGCATTCTTCCATCAATCGCTTTATTGCAAGGCGAATATGGTTACCAAGATCTATACCTAGGTGTACCAACCCTGCTTGGTAAAGATGGTATCGAAAAAGTCTATGAACTAGAATTGACAGAAGACGAAAAAGCAGCTTTGGAAAAATCCGCTGACGCTGTTCGCAATGTCATGAAAGTTCTTCAATAG
- a CDS encoding YitT family protein, with amino-acid sequence MAKQHKKTTLSSFLLKFIFITIGAIMMAVSLELFLVPNKVIDGGIAGISIMMSSITNLPLGLFLFFFNLPFLIVGFKQIGKTFAISTLYGIAIMSLTTSMLHHVPAFTNEKMLAVLFGGVILGVGVGLVIRFGGTLDGTEIVAILLSRKTRVPVGQLIMFINFFIFIMAGFVFEWDSAMYSIFTYYIAFKLIDIVVEGLNESKSVTIISKEYEEISEAINARLGRSTTYVYARGGYSKEETQMIYCVVTRLEVAKLRAIIHEIDDSAFIAIEHVSDVSGGNFAKKDIH; translated from the coding sequence ATGGCTAAGCAACACAAAAAAACGACCCTATCTTCGTTTTTACTAAAGTTTATTTTCATTACCATTGGAGCCATTATGATGGCTGTATCACTGGAGCTGTTCCTTGTTCCTAATAAAGTGATTGACGGAGGAATTGCTGGTATCTCCATTATGATGTCCTCCATTACCAATTTACCATTGGGATTATTTCTCTTCTTCTTCAACTTACCGTTTTTGATTGTTGGCTTTAAGCAAATCGGTAAAACCTTTGCTATTTCTACTTTGTATGGAATCGCAATCATGTCGTTAACGACTTCTATGCTCCATCATGTACCCGCATTTACGAATGAAAAAATGCTCGCCGTTTTGTTTGGTGGTGTCATTCTTGGGGTGGGTGTAGGTCTAGTTATCCGTTTTGGGGGTACATTAGATGGAACGGAAATCGTTGCGATCCTGCTATCTAGAAAAACGAGAGTTCCTGTTGGGCAGCTTATCATGTTTATCAATTTCTTTATTTTTATCATGGCTGGCTTTGTCTTTGAATGGGATTCTGCTATGTATTCGATTTTTACTTATTATATAGCCTTTAAATTGATTGATATTGTCGTAGAGGGCTTAAATGAATCTAAATCAGTAACGATTATTTCGAAAGAATACGAAGAGATTTCTGAGGCAATTAATGCGCGTTTGGGACGTAGTACAACTTATGTCTACGCACGTGGTGGATACAGCAAGGAAGAAACACAAATGATCTATTGTGTTGTTACGCGCTTGGAAGTGGCTAAGCTGCGTGCTATTATACACGAGATTGACGACAGTGCGTTCATCGCCATTGAGCATGTTTCTGATGTTTCTGGTGGTAATTTTGCCAAAAAAGATATTCATTAG
- the pnpS gene encoding two-component system histidine kinase PnpS, translated as MNRFRLKLTFTILSLISLVLIVIGIFIGKVMERSYLQMQYDLLRKEALFISETIIDPKILTQQERLEAQIQHFTESMEVRITVVDPLGVVMADTSGVDQKLKNHAHRAEIEAALRGQVGIAHRESDTLHQQMIYVAVPLKDNKTGQVVGAVRSAMSMQTITQSVHQMWFSLVMGLVITLIIGSIVSSRISHGITKPIEEIIRVARNITQRQYESRVKIKPRDELGQLATAINFMASSLEQQMYQISENQQRLTGVLATMPSGVILIAENGRIELINNAVEKMLNISSSELVGKLHFEAGHNYGFSKHIDDVMRTGERKRDEIHIFYPTERMIYADFSPYVNYRGEIKGVLAVLNDITDIRRLEKMRSDFVANVSHELRTPITSIKGFTETLLDGALKDEEISRHFLQIIYDESERLFRLISDILDLSKIEQKRITLTYTEVEMHRLIEETAVLLREQLQRKELKLILPADQGIMLRADKDCLQQILLNLLANAIAYTPEGGNITIELRRDEDYLYLDVADTGIGIPEDDLGRIFERFYRVDKARSRDSGGTGLGLAIVKHICESLHGSITVRSTEGVGSVFSVTLPLDNPIS; from the coding sequence GTGAATCGATTTCGCCTGAAGCTTACCTTTACAATACTAAGCTTAATTTCGCTTGTTCTTATTGTGATCGGGATATTTATTGGGAAAGTTATGGAACGCTCCTATCTACAGATGCAATATGATCTTTTAAGAAAAGAAGCCTTATTTATCTCTGAAACAATCATTGATCCAAAAATATTAACTCAGCAGGAGCGTTTGGAAGCCCAAATTCAGCACTTTACTGAATCTATGGAGGTACGTATTACTGTTGTTGACCCTTTGGGAGTCGTAATGGCTGATACCTCAGGTGTAGACCAAAAGCTGAAAAATCATGCTCATCGGGCAGAGATCGAAGCGGCCCTCAGGGGGCAGGTAGGAATCGCTCATCGGGAAAGTGATACTCTTCATCAGCAGATGATCTATGTGGCTGTGCCACTGAAGGATAATAAAACAGGACAAGTCGTTGGGGCGGTTCGTTCCGCTATGTCCATGCAGACCATTACTCAATCTGTCCATCAGATGTGGTTTAGTTTGGTCATGGGACTTGTAATTACTTTGATTATCGGTAGCATTGTCAGTTCACGCATCTCTCATGGTATTACAAAGCCAATTGAAGAGATTATTCGGGTAGCAAGAAATATTACGCAGCGTCAGTACGAGAGTCGCGTCAAAATTAAGCCTCGCGATGAACTAGGTCAATTAGCAACAGCGATTAATTTTATGGCGTCTAGTTTGGAACAACAGATGTATCAAATATCGGAGAATCAGCAACGCTTAACAGGAGTGCTGGCAACGATGCCTAGTGGCGTGATTTTAATCGCCGAGAATGGGCGAATTGAGCTTATAAATAATGCGGTTGAAAAAATGCTGAACATATCTAGTTCTGAATTAGTAGGGAAATTACATTTTGAAGCAGGTCATAATTATGGCTTTAGTAAGCATATTGATGATGTTATGCGCACGGGGGAACGCAAGCGGGATGAAATTCATATTTTTTATCCAACAGAGCGGATGATCTATGCTGATTTTTCTCCTTATGTGAACTACCGTGGTGAAATTAAAGGTGTTCTGGCAGTGTTAAATGACATTACAGATATCCGCCGATTAGAAAAGATGCGCAGTGATTTCGTTGCGAATGTTTCCCATGAGCTACGCACACCTATTACCTCTATTAAAGGCTTTACGGAAACCTTATTAGACGGAGCACTTAAGGATGAAGAGATTAGCAGGCACTTTTTGCAAATTATTTATGACGAGAGTGAACGTCTTTTTAGATTAATTAGTGATATTTTAGATTTATCTAAAATTGAGCAGAAACGAATAACGCTGACTTACACTGAGGTAGAGATGCACCGGCTCATAGAAGAAACAGCAGTCTTGCTTCGGGAACAACTGCAACGAAAAGAGCTTAAGCTCATTTTGCCTGCCGATCAAGGAATTATGCTACGAGCTGATAAGGATTGCTTGCAGCAGATTTTGCTTAACCTGCTGGCAAATGCGATAGCTTATACACCAGAGGGCGGGAACATCACGATTGAACTAAGACGGGATGAGGATTATCTTTACCTGGATGTGGCAGATACGGGCATAGGGATTCCAGAGGATGATCTTGGACGGATTTTTGAGCGGTTCTATCGTGTTGATAAGGCTCGATCACGAGATTCTGGTGGGACTGGTTTAGGCTTAGCTATTGTGAAGCACATATGTGAGTCTTTACATGGATCAATTACTGTAAGAAGTACGGAGGGTGTTGGCTCTGTGTTTTCGGTTACCTTACCCTTGGACAATCCAATCTCATAG
- the icd gene encoding NADP-dependent isocitrate dehydrogenase — MFKNLSAPTHGEKITVDNGKMVVPNNPIIPFIEGDGTGPDIWNASVRVLDAVVEKAYKGEKKIAWFEVFAGEKAFNQYGEWLPEDTLTAIREYLIAIKGPLTTPVGGGIRSINVALRQELDLYACVRPVQYFDGVPSPVKHPELTDMVIFRENTEDIYAGVEWAEGSDEVKKVIQFLQSEMGVKKIRFPESSGIGIKPVSKDGTERLVRAAIEYALENNRKSLTLVHKGNIMKFTEGAFKNWGYEVAEAEYGDKVFTWAQYDRLKAEGKDADQAQKEAEAAGKLIVKDVIADAFLQQILTRPAEYDVVATLNLNGDYISDALAAQVGGIGIAPGANINYLTGHAIFEATHGTAPKYAGLDKVNPSSVILSGEMMLRHLGWNEAADLLIAAMEKTISSKEVTYDFARLMDGAKELKTSEFADALIKNL; from the coding sequence TTGTTTAAAAATCTTTCTGCACCAACACATGGAGAAAAAATCACCGTAGATAATGGCAAAATGGTTGTACCTAACAATCCAATCATTCCTTTTATTGAAGGGGATGGAACTGGACCTGATATTTGGAATGCATCTGTTCGCGTTTTAGATGCAGTCGTAGAAAAAGCATATAAAGGCGAGAAAAAAATCGCGTGGTTTGAAGTATTTGCTGGTGAAAAAGCATTTAATCAATATGGTGAGTGGCTGCCTGAAGATACATTAACAGCAATTCGTGAATATCTGATCGCAATTAAAGGACCTTTAACAACTCCAGTTGGAGGTGGAATTCGATCTATCAACGTGGCATTGCGTCAAGAGCTTGATCTGTATGCTTGCGTACGCCCTGTTCAATACTTCGATGGAGTACCATCTCCTGTTAAACACCCAGAACTTACTGACATGGTGATCTTCCGTGAAAATACTGAAGACATCTATGCTGGTGTCGAATGGGCTGAGGGGTCCGATGAAGTTAAAAAAGTTATTCAATTCTTACAAAGCGAAATGGGCGTAAAGAAAATTCGCTTCCCAGAATCTTCTGGTATCGGTATTAAGCCTGTTTCCAAAGATGGTACAGAACGTTTAGTTCGCGCTGCAATTGAGTATGCTTTAGAAAACAACCGTAAATCTCTAACCCTTGTTCACAAAGGTAATATTATGAAATTTACCGAAGGCGCATTCAAAAACTGGGGTTATGAAGTTGCTGAAGCGGAATATGGTGATAAAGTATTTACATGGGCACAGTACGACCGTTTAAAAGCGGAAGGAAAAGATGCCGATCAAGCCCAAAAAGAAGCAGAAGCAGCAGGCAAGCTAATCGTAAAAGATGTGATTGCAGACGCTTTTTTGCAACAAATCTTGACTCGTCCAGCAGAATATGATGTAGTAGCTACATTGAATCTAAATGGTGATTACATTTCCGACGCATTGGCTGCACAAGTTGGAGGTATTGGTATCGCCCCTGGTGCCAACATCAACTATTTGACAGGTCATGCTATTTTTGAAGCAACCCATGGTACAGCTCCAAAATATGCTGGTCTTGATAAAGTAAACCCATCTTCTGTAATCCTGTCTGGTGAAATGATGCTTCGTCATTTAGGTTGGAATGAAGCAGCTGATCTGTTGATAGCAGCAATGGAAAAAACAATTTCATCTAAAGAAGTTACGTATGATTTTGCCCGTCTGATGGATGGTGCAAAAGAACTGAAAACATCTGAATTTGCAGATGCCTTAATCAAAAATCTTTAG
- a CDS encoding VanW family protein gives MISLMAGLMLVLQLQGNVPVIQKMNQDVVSIDRKAFTLPFTHIPILDVSKLEAYMSRLERQVYRSPMNAKWDEREKIIPEKNGQRLNRQAFMESFISYFYTNQQTHLQIPTLTVLPKVDASLLKDVSQKQIGAYATYYNPRNKNRASNIALSSKSIDNVVLFPGETFSFNQTVGERTTKRGYLPAPVIVRGELSEGIGGGICQVSSTLYNAVDKSGLKIIQRYAHSRNVAYVPPGRDATVSWYGPDFRFQNRYAYPILIRARAFNGMVAVRIFSFSDLDFDPREVPTVRKRLPEETDQPLDNESSKSQPKLPLH, from the coding sequence GTGATCAGTCTGATGGCAGGCTTGATGCTGGTTTTACAATTACAAGGAAATGTACCAGTTATTCAAAAAATGAACCAGGATGTCGTCTCAATAGACCGAAAAGCATTTACTCTTCCATTTACACATATTCCTATCCTGGATGTTTCGAAACTGGAAGCGTACATGTCAAGGCTTGAGAGGCAGGTATATCGTTCTCCAATGAATGCTAAATGGGATGAACGTGAGAAAATCATCCCAGAAAAAAATGGTCAACGTTTAAATCGTCAAGCCTTTATGGAATCATTTATTTCTTATTTTTATACCAATCAACAAACTCACTTGCAAATTCCTACGCTTACCGTTTTACCTAAGGTAGATGCTTCATTATTGAAAGACGTTTCACAAAAACAGATTGGTGCTTATGCTACTTACTATAATCCTCGCAATAAGAATCGAGCTAGTAATATTGCCCTCTCTAGCAAATCCATCGACAATGTGGTGTTGTTTCCTGGAGAAACGTTTTCTTTTAATCAAACAGTAGGAGAAAGAACGACAAAAAGGGGATATTTACCTGCTCCAGTAATTGTTCGCGGGGAATTATCGGAAGGAATTGGCGGGGGAATTTGTCAGGTTTCTTCTACTTTATATAATGCTGTGGACAAGTCGGGTTTAAAAATTATACAGCGTTATGCCCATAGCCGTAATGTTGCTTATGTACCTCCAGGCAGAGACGCGACGGTTAGCTGGTATGGTCCCGATTTTCGGTTTCAAAATCGCTATGCATACCCAATCCTGATTCGAGCAAGAGCTTTTAATGGCATGGTGGCTGTTCGGATATTTTCCTTCTCAGATTTAGATTTCGATCCGCGTGAGGTACCTACCGTTCGTAAGCGATTGCCGGAAGAAACTGACCAGCCATTAGACAATGAAAGTAGTAAATCACAGCCAAAATTGCCATTACACTAA
- a CDS encoding DMT family transporter, whose product MERPIIPPYFALFLAVLAISTSAIFVKLSSAPAPVIATYRLLFSVILTIPFLLINKGTWREIVQFSRKQWLLSILSGGFLAAHFLLWFESLHYTSIASSTVLVTLQPLFAFVGGYFLFKERLSKLAMAGGIFAIMGSFVIGWGDFRVGGMALYGDLLALLAAFVVTLYWLIGQYLRRGISSTAYSFVVYLISSVFLLGHSLFYGHALTGYPLADWGWFICLAFFPTLLGHSILNWVIKWLNTTTVSVGILFEPIGTCILAYLIFGDIVTLPQWMGGFIILFGIFLFIRFNRPKEELNQNETT is encoded by the coding sequence ATGGAGAGACCCATCATACCGCCTTATTTTGCCTTATTTTTAGCTGTTTTAGCCATTTCAACATCTGCTATCTTTGTTAAGCTATCATCGGCGCCAGCACCAGTCATAGCCACCTATCGCCTGTTGTTTTCCGTTATATTGACCATACCCTTTCTGCTTATTAACAAAGGTACTTGGCGTGAAATCGTTCAATTTAGCAGAAAGCAATGGCTATTAAGTATTCTATCTGGAGGCTTTCTAGCCGCTCATTTCCTGCTCTGGTTTGAATCACTTCATTATACTTCCATTGCAAGCTCTACGGTGCTTGTAACGCTTCAGCCTCTATTTGCCTTTGTCGGCGGCTATTTTCTCTTTAAGGAACGCCTGAGTAAATTAGCCATGGCTGGTGGTATTTTTGCGATCATGGGTAGCTTTGTAATTGGTTGGGGAGATTTTCGTGTAGGAGGAATGGCTCTATACGGAGATTTACTAGCCTTGCTTGCAGCCTTTGTTGTGACGTTATACTGGTTAATTGGACAGTACCTTCGTCGGGGTATATCATCGACAGCCTATAGCTTCGTTGTCTATCTCATCAGTTCTGTCTTTTTGCTTGGACATAGTTTATTTTATGGTCATGCACTGACAGGATATCCGCTCGCGGACTGGGGATGGTTTATCTGTTTAGCTTTCTTCCCTACTTTACTTGGCCATTCTATTTTGAATTGGGTCATTAAATGGCTAAATACTACTACGGTTTCCGTAGGGATTCTTTTTGAACCGATTGGCACCTGCATTCTTGCTTATTTGATTTTTGGGGATATCGTTACGTTGCCACAATGGATGGGCGGCTTCATCATTCTGTTCGGCATTTTCCTTTTTATCCGCTTTAACAGGCCAAAGGAGGAACTGAATCAAAATGAAACGACGTAG